A genomic region of Irregularibacter muris contains the following coding sequences:
- a CDS encoding DUF4179 domain-containing protein has product MMKEKELEKALGEMKSEKITPPAALFDETMKKIKVAETYQKDTFNNYLGIKSPWKQKKLILTIASIMIFVFLGMIRISPVFADFVSHVLKMEVIVELIHHDKGIKDAIDHNNLQGINATDIHEGLAFTVNDILVDQSRMLIFYTVEDLEDHSFIQIADIKFYNEEGKEINIISYPNIIEREKFYVENKISDIIHTSIPTDVKTPKKLYIKLSMMEYDGINNDNSYKNKRIMNSTWTVAMEINQEKVGGSKEYVINKTLDIENNKIHLKKLSIYPTRMRLDFQDDEGNTNLILSFKDLVILDQQGEIYERLADDPYAAIFKDEWESMFFQSNYYKDTRELYLVGKGISLIDKKHQNIKIDVKANRLLSSLDKNMKFLGAEQVESIDEPIRQEGNFVRVKFAIKDKEGSSAENGLGIYDNSFHHQGYISKIFEPEHFPDREYNYELTFTFEALENAQDVLELKIWDYPINIEDEFRIKIK; this is encoded by the coding sequence ATGATGAAGGAAAAAGAACTAGAAAAGGCACTTGGTGAGATGAAATCAGAGAAAATAACTCCTCCAGCAGCTTTATTTGATGAAACTATGAAAAAAATTAAAGTAGCCGAAACCTATCAAAAAGATACCTTTAATAATTACTTAGGGATAAAATCTCCTTGGAAGCAGAAAAAACTAATTCTGACTATAGCGAGCATCATGATTTTTGTTTTCCTTGGAATGATTAGAATTTCTCCCGTCTTTGCAGATTTTGTGAGTCATGTACTAAAAATGGAAGTCATTGTTGAACTGATCCATCATGACAAAGGAATAAAGGACGCCATTGATCACAATAATCTTCAGGGTATAAACGCTACAGATATCCATGAGGGGCTAGCCTTTACAGTAAATGATATTTTAGTGGATCAATCAAGGATGCTAATCTTTTATACAGTAGAAGATTTAGAAGATCATAGCTTTATTCAAATAGCGGATATAAAATTTTATAATGAGGAGGGAAAGGAAATTAACATCATTTCTTATCCTAATATTATAGAAAGGGAAAAATTTTATGTTGAGAATAAAATAAGTGATATTATCCATACCTCAATTCCCACAGATGTTAAAACACCTAAAAAGTTATATATAAAATTATCCATGATGGAATATGACGGGATAAATAATGATAATTCCTATAAAAATAAAAGAATAATGAATTCCACTTGGACAGTTGCCATGGAAATTAACCAAGAAAAAGTAGGAGGGTCAAAGGAATATGTGATCAACAAAACATTAGATATTGAAAACAATAAGATCCATTTAAAAAAACTATCGATTTATCCCACAAGGATGAGGCTAGACTTTCAAGATGATGAGGGAAACACTAATCTAATATTGAGTTTTAAAGATTTGGTTATCCTTGATCAACAAGGAGAAATATATGAAAGATTAGCCGATGATCCCTATGCAGCCATCTTTAAGGATGAATGGGAGAGTATGTTTTTTCAAAGCAACTATTATAAGGATACTCGAGAGCTCTATTTAGTCGGAAAAGGAATAAGCCTTATTGATAAAAAACATCAAAATATCAAGATTGATGTAAAAGCTAATAGACTGTTAAGTTCCCTTGATAAAAATATGAAATTCCTAGGAGCAGAGCAGGTAGAGAGCATTGATGAACCAATAAGACAAGAGGGAAACTTTGTAAGAGTAAAGTTTGCTATAAAAGATAAAGAAGGGTCTAGTGCAGAAAATGGACTAGGAATTTATGATAATAGCTTCCACCATCAAGGATATATATCGAAAATCTTCGAGCCAGAGCATTTTCCTGACAGAGAATATAACTATGAGCTAACCTTTACCTTTGAAGCATTAGAAAATGCTCAGGATGTATTAGAACTAAAAATCTGGGATTACCCTATAAACATTGAGGATGAATTTAGAATAAAAATCAAGTAA
- a CDS encoding DUF2007 domain-containing protein, protein MPWCPKCKSEYRKDIKRCDQCDIDLVKKLENEEQELNKDNSEELLISLSDSMTADMIEAKLEDSGIPVLKKHKGTGGFLNIYMGSSNLGVDLYVPSKFLEKAKEVIHLELS, encoded by the coding sequence ATGCCCTGGTGTCCAAAATGTAAATCAGAATATAGAAAAGATATAAAAAGGTGCGATCAATGTGATATAGATTTAGTGAAAAAGTTAGAAAATGAGGAGCAAGAATTAAATAAGGATAATAGTGAAGAATTATTGATATCCCTTAGTGATAGTATGACAGCTGATATGATAGAAGCTAAGCTAGAGGATAGTGGAATTCCCGTATTAAAAAAGCATAAAGGAACAGGAGGGTTTTTAAATATCTATATGGGCTCATCAAATTTAGGAGTGGATTTATATGTCCCTTCAAAATTTCTTGAAAAAGCAAAAGAAGTAATTCATTTAGAATTATCTTGA
- a CDS encoding cation:proton antiporter domain-containing protein, translating to MALSLSIVILAGLSLNKLFEKINIPGLLGMLLLGILIGPHGVNILSQDILNISSDLREIALIIILIRAGLGIKKETLKQVGIPAIKMSCIPGLVEGFIIAFAAHYIFDISLIEGGILGFIVAAVSPAVIVPSMLGFIEARKGEKKGIPTLILAGASIDDVFAITVFSSFLGIYGGEKVNIAMTIFRIPLSILLGIGIGMGASLILLRIFRKYSIRDTKKVLIILAISIFITRFETVVKNFVPIAGLLGVMTVGFILAEKNQGVAKRLSEKFNKIWVFAELLLFVLVGAQVNIYVALDAGLKGILLIIIGLIGRSIGVLISLARTNLNWQEKLFCIIAYIPKATVQAAVGAVPLAAGVESGELILALAVLAIIITAPIGAMGVRVAGERWLSS from the coding sequence ATGGCACTTAGTTTAAGTATTGTTATCTTAGCAGGATTATCCTTAAATAAATTATTTGAAAAAATTAATATTCCAGGATTATTAGGTATGCTTTTATTGGGTATTTTAATTGGACCTCATGGGGTGAATATTCTCAGCCAGGATATTTTAAATATATCGTCGGATTTAAGAGAAATAGCTCTAATCATTATATTAATACGAGCGGGCCTTGGAATAAAAAAGGAAACCCTAAAGCAAGTAGGAATACCTGCTATTAAGATGAGTTGTATCCCTGGATTAGTAGAAGGATTTATCATTGCTTTTGCAGCCCATTATATTTTTGATATTTCGTTAATTGAGGGAGGTATATTGGGATTTATTGTTGCTGCTGTATCTCCTGCTGTAATCGTACCCTCTATGCTAGGATTTATCGAAGCAAGAAAAGGAGAAAAAAAGGGAATTCCCACCCTTATATTAGCTGGAGCATCTATTGATGATGTATTTGCCATCACTGTTTTTTCCAGCTTTTTAGGAATATATGGTGGGGAAAAAGTAAATATTGCCATGACCATATTCCGAATACCTCTCTCTATCTTATTGGGGATTGGTATTGGTATGGGTGCATCCCTTATTTTATTAAGGATATTTAGAAAATATTCTATAAGAGATACCAAGAAGGTTTTGATTATATTGGCAATATCCATTTTCATAACTAGATTTGAAACTGTAGTGAAGAATTTTGTGCCAATAGCTGGACTATTAGGGGTTATGACTGTAGGTTTTATCCTAGCTGAAAAAAATCAAGGAGTAGCGAAAAGATTATCTGAAAAATTCAATAAAATTTGGGTGTTTGCTGAATTATTACTATTTGTTCTAGTGGGCGCTCAAGTAAATATATATGTGGCATTGGATGCAGGGTTAAAAGGGATACTTCTTATAATTATAGGGCTTATAGGAAGAAGTATTGGTGTATTAATATCATTAGCAAGAACAAACCTCAATTGGCAAGAAAAACTATTTTGTATCATCGCCTATATACCTAAGGCTACAGTTCAGGCAGCTGTTGGCGCCGTCCCCTTGGCCGCGGGTGTAGAATCAGGTGAATTAATTTTAGCTCTTGCAGTATTAGCAATTATCATTACAGCACCCATAGGTGCAATGGGAGTGAGAGTAGCAGGAGAGAGATGGCTAAGTAGTTAA
- a CDS encoding VOC family protein, with product MNKITCICLGVRSMEKSIKFYRDKLGFQTDEKGNNPDVVFFNTPGTKFELFPLELLAKDISEDNPPKIANSFAGITLAYNVEQKEDVDKIIALARNAGAEIVKEPQDVFWGGYHAYFADLDGYYWEVAWGPNFKYDTNGMLVL from the coding sequence ATGAATAAGATTACGTGTATTTGTTTAGGTGTAAGAAGCATGGAAAAATCAATAAAGTTCTATAGAGATAAGTTAGGATTTCAAACAGATGAAAAAGGAAATAATCCTGATGTAGTGTTCTTTAATACACCTGGAACAAAATTTGAATTATTTCCTTTAGAATTGTTAGCAAAAGACATTAGTGAAGATAATCCCCCAAAAATAGCAAATAGCTTTGCTGGAATCACATTGGCATATAATGTTGAACAAAAAGAAGATGTGGATAAGATTATCGCGTTAGCTAGAAATGCTGGTGCAGAAATAGTTAAAGAACCCCAAGATGTCTTTTGGGGTGGGTATCATGCGTATTTTGCTGACTTGGATGGCTATTACTGGGAAGTCGCTTGGGGTCCGAATTTTAAATATGATACTAATGGTATGCTTGTTCTTTAA
- a CDS encoding GNAT family N-acetyltransferase, with product MKIESINQSNIEIASIVFSESWKYSHKGIVSEEFCLKFTPGRQKNVLQQHIFKGHHCFIGFHNKKAVGVLILDYDTNELISIYISPDSLHKGYGSQLISFALDKLDSEREINLIVMNVNKNARKFYEKNGFQFCGKTKILSREKNLSELTYSYRGL from the coding sequence GTGAAAATTGAATCAATAAATCAATCTAATATTGAGATTGCTTCCATTGTGTTTTCTGAAAGCTGGAAGTATTCTCATAAAGGAATTGTTTCAGAGGAATTTTGTTTGAAATTTACTCCTGGACGGCAAAAAAATGTATTGCAACAACATATATTTAAGGGACATCATTGTTTTATTGGTTTTCATAACAAAAAGGCGGTGGGTGTACTCATTCTTGACTACGATACAAATGAATTAATTTCTATTTATATTTCGCCGGATTCACTGCATAAGGGCTATGGTAGCCAATTGATTTCTTTTGCTTTAGACAAACTAGATAGTGAACGAGAAATAAATCTGATTGTGATGAATGTCAATAAAAACGCCAGAAAATTTTATGAAAAAAATGGGTTCCAATTTTGCGGAAAAACAAAGATTTTATCTAGAGAAAAAAATTTAAGTGAATTAACCTATAGCTATCGAGGCCTATAA